Within Crassostrea angulata isolate pt1a10 chromosome 2, ASM2561291v2, whole genome shotgun sequence, the genomic segment TTGAGaacatctgtcaatattaatgttgattaaagtatattataatttaaatccTTTCACAGGTTTAGAGTTCTTTTTCAtagtattcaaccaaaaaatacgttttagaaaattttggaaagttattaatttaattGTCCTCTgtgggattcaaactcatgacctACAAGTTTGAAGCAAACctactaacccactgcgctacgctgtgaGATGTCAAATATCGGGAAGAaactatttgaaaattttactttattttattatttcgataaataatttgacacaacgtgaaggtgtcaccttacttgtaagtaatgatttttccaattaacaaattaaatctaagactattcatttaacaatttttttaaaagagcggtccccatacaaCGCGCCTCactttaaatcagccagtactaGAATttcatgcttccagatttacttttttgcataCTGCGttatcaaaaagtggtgtatagagccaccttaacagAGTTGACTGTATCTTAAACCATGACATTGACAGATAATTTATTCAGTGTTTCAGCTGTGCATCTTTGGCTAATGTTAATGTTATAGCCTCGTGATAACTGAAGTATGTTGGTAATGGAAGAATTTGAAGTTGTGTTAATGGGATGTTGGTATATACATGATCTATGAGTGTCCCGTTTTCTGTTGTGGGAAAGGTGACTAACTGATGGTAACCATTCTCTTCCATGAGCTTTGGTGTTGATTTGGTTGTGGATAGGAGGTTTTCATTGAAATCTCCCATAATTATTTTATGTCCAGTCATTTTGAGCAAGACTTTCAGGAGCATATCCAAGTTTTGATGGAATTTATTCAGGGGGTAAACATTTGGCCTGTATATCACAATGATTGAAACATTGGTTTGTTCATCTTTCATTAACATTCCCTCTATGTTGTCTACTGGAACCCTATGAATTGAAATGTTCCTATACCCCTTATTGTATATTGCAACTCCACCCCCCTTTGAGGCTTTTAACATTCGAAACAAATCATCTGTGTCTTTGTATGCTTCTTTCCTTGTAACATGGTGTAAAGTATAGTCTTCAAAGTCATATTTGTTCACAGGCACTGACTCAGTCAACCATGTCTCAGTCAAACATATGATATCTGCTTTTTTAAATCTGGAGTCATTGGTCATTTCAGCAAAGTTTTTAGATAAACTTTGTATGTTTAGCAAAATGATCGTTAAGGATGACTCTGTTAAGTCTTGGTCATTATGTAAGAAGAGTGGCATCTCCATTAGTGCTTCAGACACTTCCTTGTCTgcgtatatttttttcttgattgttGCTTCTGTACATGCTGAAATGCTAAGACCTTGCTCTGATGTTACTCTACTTAAAGCAACATATGCTTGTCCAGCGGAGAATATCTTATTCAAGTCAACAACAATTTCATCAGTTGTCATGCCTTGCACTTTATGAGCTGTGCATGCCCAAGCTAGTCTAATTGGAAATTGGTGTCtcacaaaatttttatttgacaatgttctcatttcttcttcacatctacgTATCTGGACAAGATtgccattttttgttttaattcctGATTTCACTCCGAttgatttgttttgaaaacacaCTTCTATTGACTTCATATCAAGGTTGTCttcaattatttttgttactgtTCCTATGACACCATTGACAAGACCATCTGACACATCGATATTGCGGATTATCATGACCTTCGCATTTTCACATAACAGTATTGAACTGGGAATTCCGTCGGATTTGTGACGCACAAATGGTGTTTCCCGTAATACCATTTTTCCACTTGTTCTTTCTCTTTCAAAATCCTTTGCGATAGCCTCTTTGAGATCTTTTCCTATTTGTTTAACCATTTTCAGGTTATACTGATTGACTTCATCATTTGTTGCAAAAACATGCAAGGCTGAATCATTACCATCTCGATTGCAACGATTCAGCATTTGAAGAACATCATTTGGTAAATTTTGATCAGCAGTTCTAGTGCGTAATGAATTGAGACTTTGAGCAAACACTAAGTCTTCTTTTTGTCGCATTACTTCATTTAATTCTACAAGTTTAAAGTTTTCGTTCCATAGATCAAATGGATATGTGGTATTTTCCTTATACAGTCTTTCATTGTGCTTTTGTTTGACTGGTGGTAGTTGAAAGAAATCTCCAACCGCCAAAATTGAAACTCCACCAAAAGGCtcatctttgttttgtttaatctgAACTAGTCTTTCATGGATATAATAGAGCAATTTCTTATAGACCATTGACACCTCATCTATTACAAGAATGTTCAGATTTTCCAGTTCAGCACGAATTGGACTTAGACTGTGCTCTTTCAATGGTTCATACGGGATTGGCATGTACTTGTTCAGACAGAAAGCATGATGAATTGTGGAACCTCCAATGTTGAAAGCTGCTGTTCCTGTGAAGGCTGTCAACAGCACTGTTGTCTTGTTTGGTTCTGTGCTTTCCTTTTCCAAGATTCTTGAAGCTTCGTAATGAACAGCTTTTATCAGATGACTCTTGCCTGTTCCTGCTCCACCAGTGACAAATATGTGAAATGGTTTAGGTTTTTTTCCAGACACTTTTTTCAAACACCAATCTCTCAACCAATAAAATATTTCGCTCTGTTTTTTGTTCATAGATCTCAACAATGGGTAAATTTCTGCCTTCTTTGCATTATCATTTGTAATTGTGTATGGAACATCAAGTGCATGTTTTGGCATTTCTAGGTCTGGTATGTTTTCATCTTGTTCAATTGGACATTTGCTTtgcttttttaacatttcatcCAGGTCTCTTTCCAACTCAGCTTCAGGTGTTAATGATGCCCAAGCATCCTCAACATCTCctaatgtttcaaacatttcttGAGCGTGATCCAATTGTTCTTCATTCAATGAAAACTTAGCATGATTCATGTCAACAATTTGTTTAACAGGCTTTAATGTTGTTGTTCCATCAAGGGTCACATAACCAGATTcataaaatgtttgataaagGTCAAATGTTGGTGGCTTCAATTGACACATATTTCTGTATGGCAGAAATAACTGCAACAGGGATTGATAGtgtttttctgggtttttttcagaaCTAAATCTAGGATAACGAATGATAGCTGGATCAGATTTGGATCTGACTTTAATGAAACCCTTGCCATTCTTCAGTTCATAAACTCCATTTTGTTGTTCTTTTGGTATCTGCGATTTGGATAATACCCTGTACTGTGAACAAAATGTTCCCAAACACATTGATGGAAATGGTTGACAATCTGGTCTCTGCTGATATCTGTCAACAATACTGATCATCCACATATCATCTTCATCTTCTTCTGTGTCTAAGTTTTCATCAATGACATCTGGAAGATGGTGTTTTTTATTAGCAGTTAGCACAGAGATGGGTTTGCTTAATCGTGTGGGATTTTCCCCAatgggaatgaaaatcacttttcGTGAGCATTCTCtcattcgtaaattacaaataCGATAAACAGCCTCTTGTGCACTGACTTCACGATGGTGCAAATATGCTGATCCAATTTTCCTCATTGTTTGCTTTGCATCCATATTTCCTTCCGCTGCTTCAATCTTTGTTTGTTTCAGCAGCATTCCCATCTCTCTTTCAGCTTTAGATATGTAAGACACAACATAAACAATGCAACTGAAAGGATCAAGCACAAACTGTATATCCATATTTGCATTCCAGCATTCCAAGAGGAAAGGGTTATAGTGATTAATCCATAATTCATTCGGATTTCTCTTTAGTACAACACTTTGCTTTGAACTCATTAGTTGCATTGCTTTTTCATATATCTCTTGAGAGATATTAACACTGGCTAATATTTCTGATGTTGTagtgtctgaatcaaattcttCAGATTGAAGTTTGTCCCAAATTGAGAGTAAGATATTTTTTGCTTCTGATTTTTGAAGTTTTGCTCTTTCCTCCAATTGATCATATGATTCTTCTGGCTTTTCATCTTCACATGGAGATGTTATGAATGTTTTACAAGATGGGGGTTTTGGGAAGTTGAATCGACATTCCTTGCCACCTTTTCTACATGATTTGGAGTGTTTTTTGCTGTGTTGTTGCACATTGACAACAGTGTCATGTAGCTCACTATGTTCACTTGTGTTTGGAATGGAACAAGTTACGTACTTGTCTATGAAGTCACAAACTCTCTGTTTCCCATCTTCAATTAATTTTGGGGAGTTTTCAACCCAGAATAAACAATGGACATGTGGAGAACCCCTTTGTTGAAATTCGACTCTGAAGAAATAATCCTTAATTTTTCCAATTGGTTCAGCTGCACTTAATATAACCTCATGAAGGAAAATGTGAAATCTGTGTTCAAACATTCGTGCGACAGTTACAGGGTTTGACCTTAGTATGTTACTCTTTTCATTCCAGTTTAAGTCGCAGGCTTCTCTACAGTCAGCCTGTTGATGCATGAtagcatttaaaatttcattccaGCGAAACTCAGCCGATGAAAAGGAGCAAAACCATGTTGGTATCCCAATTTGCCGAAGCATTGCGAACAAGTCTTTTTGAACACCTTGCCAGAATGATGGTGTGCCTCTAATTGGTTGTAGAAATCGGAAAGCATCATCATTTTTTATCACATGCTTAAGGGTTTCTGGATTTTGCAGCATCTCTGCTGTAACTTTTGAACCAGTGTGAGTTTTAGCACATGACTTCCTGATGGAAATTTGTGTTTTATCAATAACTTGTTTGAGTTCTGATAAGTattgactgaaaaaaatgtaatcaatgtctCTAGAAAACCGATCATCTGCGTTCATTAAGCGATTATTAAAGTACCTTGAGAGAGTTATTTTCACATTTCGGTCCTCTGTCCATGTGTTTTCTCCATAGGGAAATAAATGCGGAAAGCACTTAGCTTCATTGCCTTTCTCTTGTAGCATTTTGACTGGGTTTTTACCTTCAGCTGGTGCTATATTGTATATGTCGTTAAAGAAATGGTCCAAAACTTCTTGACCAATGTCTGCAGGTTGAAGGCAAGTGTCATATTGTATTCCTGTCACAGTTTGTTCATCGGGGTCTGTACATTCTTCGAAAAGCTCTTCATTTCCATTCAAGTGAGCTTCTATTTCTGAATTTTCAGCTTCTTCAGTTTGACTACATTCtttattgataatttgaatATCTGTATAATACTTGTTGTTCTCCTTCAAAAAATCCAAAGCCTTTTGGACATGAGATGGATGAACAAACTGGTACTCATAATGTCCTTTAAATTCCAGTTTTCGTTTCAGCTTAACCCTTATCAGCATTTCATCATCTACATTTCTGGGCAATGCCATGACTTTATGAGTATCAGTTGGAACACAAATAACAGGCCCATATATAGCATTTTGTCCACCCCTTGGCAAACAAGCCACCTTCATAAATGGTATGTGCAAAGCTATCAAGTGTTTCTCCAATGAGTTCAAATCTTTCAGTGCATTTGGGATGTCTTTTAAATCCATATTGTTTATGGCAGATTCAGCCGGAATCTGACCACGCATTAATTTTGCATAACAAGTTTTACACAACCATTGAGAAGAATATAAGCAACCTTTTGGGCACGTCTCTGAGCACTGATGTGAGTACTTGTTTGTTACACACACCTTGGCAATTTGGCATATTGATTCAGATTTCTTCTTGAAATTTTCGAAATGATACTCTAAAACTtgattcttaaataaaattctgTGGCAACAAGAGCATGGATAACATGGTTGctcttttgtcttttttttgaaattttccatAACAAAGTTGTGTTTATCTTGCTTTTCATGCTTGAGATTGGCtttctctttgttttcttttctttccttTTGCGTCTTTGGATTCTCTAAGCTAGTCTCTATGGTGGATTTCCTTAACTGGTTCTGTGAGATTCCACCAATTGttcctttcttttcttttgtatCCCTTTCCATAAGATCTCTTTCATGtgcattcattttctttgtttgtttcactttcacTGCTTCTTCATGGTTGTTCAATTTGCTTTTCTCCCTTGATATTTCCCTCTTTCCTTGGAATTGTGTGTTGTCTTTGCACATGTTCTGCAAGTGCTCTTTTGTTCTCCCTCTGTGATTTGTTTTCGTGTGGTTTTGTTTactgtcatttatttttttcactttcaactGTTTGTCAGATTTGTATTTCAATCTGTTttctactttaattttttctctaaaCAACATGTTtctgttgtattttgttttgctgtaTTCCTTTACTTTCATCTTGAACAAATCATCATTATGATATTTAGCCTGACTGCGTTTCTGCACCATGCCTTTGTACTTTGTATTTGTTTGATAACGGTATTTACATGAAGCTTTGATATGTGCTTTAATTTTCTCATTTTGTCTGTATTTGTTTCTCATCTCATTCTGCAATTTTTGCctgaactgtttatttttagaatacTTCACTTTCAGTTGTTGAAGTTTGGTTGATCTGGATTTGGTATATGCTGACTTTCTCTGCTGCAGCAATTTTGCTCTGAATTGCTTGTTCTTGTGATATTGCTTTTGACTCCATTGTCGTTTCCTCTTTCTGTTTTGTTCAACTTTTGATTGAATGTTATCTTGAATTTGGTAAATAGGTTCTCTCTCTGTATTAAAACTTGTCATTGAAACTACTACATTgtaatgattttcattttcattatcaaGGTATATAGCTTCTTCTATTGGAACCCAATATTTGTCGACTAGTCTACCAGAAAACTTTTTCCATATGCCATCACtaaatgtgaaaatttcaacATGTAACATGTGAGACATAGCAATAATTTCAAACTCTGTTGCCCAAGTTCCAGGAATGCACATCCTGTTTATGTAACCCTGAAGGGATTCAATGTTTGATCTGAGAAGATttccaaatattaaatgattttctcTGACATGTTCACACATTTTTGTGCGCATGATATCATGTGCATCTTCTGAACCAGACATGCAACAAGAGATGGCCCTAAAAAAGCAATTACCGTCTCCTAAAACTCTTTGGTACCGAAATGGAGATGGAACAAGACTTTTGTCAATAGCAACAAAGTTTCGATCATCATATAATGGTATTTGATATGTATTACAAAACCTCTTTTTGGTGTTTGCAGATATCATACGAAAATCAGTTGCAATGTTCTGTTCTTGACCAAGGTATACAACATCTTCAGAAAATCTTTTGATATTGTTTTCTGGACTAGCAGCATTTTGGGAAATGCAAGAGATATTGCTGGAGACACCAGTTATTTCACACTCAACATCTTCAGACACACCTTTGATATTATTTCCTTGACTAGGATCATTTTGGGATATGCAACCAAAATTGCTGGAGACACCAGTTACTTCACACTCAACAGTTGTTGTAAATCCCATGGATTGTGCCAGTTCATTGACATGCATGTATATGTCTTGAATACTTTGAACAATTCTGCAGAGACTTTTGCCGTTTTCTGATAACTTGCCACATGGTGACCGTGAATGAGagtcaaatatgaaatattcttGGTTGACTTTTCCAACTAACATAGTATTTCCATTAAAGCATATAAAGCATCCATCAGTGTTTGATAAGCTACAACACAGTGCTTCTTTCAAAGGCTTTGCATTGAATGGTCTCAGGTCTGGAATCTGTTCATCAAGAGGTAATGGTATTAGAGAACCGATGGAGTCAGATAAGGAGATTGAAAACAGTTCGGCATGAATATCAAGGTTTCTTGGGAGGTCTGATATCAAGAGA encodes:
- the LOC128174489 gene encoding uncharacterized protein LOC128174489 yields the protein MPKRKQNERAQRHRDKFRKRKERRTPDSKEAIAADTCSEEYEDKSSRELASAAQKPTARIQASQNEKMNLPNALGVASPQGSLSTIYVCTTPISDSESLNTPEGVSVSDSVCTPMSVPWQNDGKMPCLADQTQTFPSLQDGMVMKIDAHMSDLVNTKAQSNLVSEIERTNLGNFHQANARFGSNAGLQCVPNCLSALTYNKLLSATEWTAFDMDKILITGNELYDTLQRYTSIPHQYLLISDLPRNLDIHAELFSISLSDSIGSLIPLPLDEQIPDLRPFNAKPLKEALCCSLSNTDGCFICFNGNTMLVGKVNQEYFIFDSHSRSPCGKLSENGKSLCRIVQSIQDIYMHVNELAQSMGFTTTVECEVTGVSSNFGCISQNDPSQGNNIKGVSEDVECEITGVSSNISCISQNAASPENNIKRFSEDVVYLGQEQNIATDFRMISANTKKRFCNTYQIPLYDDRNFVAIDKSLVPSPFRYQRVLGDGNCFFRAISCCMSGSEDAHDIMRTKMCEHVRENHLIFGNLLRSNIESLQGYINRMCIPGTWATEFEIIAMSHMLHVEIFTFSDGIWKKFSGRLVDKYWVPIEEAIYLDNENENHYNVVVSMTSFNTEREPIYQIQDNIQSKVEQNRKRKRQWSQKQYHKNKQFRAKLLQQRKSAYTKSRSTKLQQLKVKYSKNKQFRQKLQNEMRNKYRQNEKIKAHIKASCKYRYQTNTKYKGMVQKRSQAKYHNDDLFKMKVKEYSKTKYNRNMLFREKIKVENRLKYKSDKQLKVKKINDSKQNHTKTNHRGRTKEHLQNMCKDNTQFQGKREISREKSKLNNHEEAVKVKQTKKMNAHERDLMERDTKEKKGTIGGISQNQLRKSTIETSLENPKTQKERKENKEKANLKHEKQDKHNFVMENFKKKTKEQPCYPCSCCHRILFKNQVLEYHFENFKKKSESICQIAKVCVTNKYSHQCSETCPKGCLYSSQWLCKTCYAKLMRGQIPAESAINNMDLKDIPNALKDLNSLEKHLIALHIPFMKVACLPRGGQNAIYGPVICVPTDTHKVMALPRNVDDEMLIRVKLKRKLEFKGHYEYQFVHPSHVQKALDFLKENNKYYTDIQIINKECSQTEEAENSEIEAHLNGNEELFEECTDPDEQTVTGIQYDTCLQPADIGQEVLDHFFNDIYNIAPAEGKNPVKMLQEKGNEAKCFPHLFPYGENTWTEDRNVKITLSRYFNNRLMNADDRFSRDIDYIFFSQYLSELKQVIDKTQISIRKSCAKTHTGSKVTAEMLQNPETLKHVIKNDDAFRFLQPIRGTPSFWQGVQKDLFAMLRQIGIPTWFCSFSSAEFRWNEILNAIMHQQADCREACDLNWNEKSNILRSNPVTVARMFEHRFHIFLHEVILSAAEPIGKIKDYFFRVEFQQRGSPHVHCLFWVENSPKLIEDGKQRVCDFIDKYVTCSIPNTSEHSELHDTVVNVQQHSKKHSKSCRKGGKECRFNFPKPPSCKTFITSPCEDEKPEESYDQLEERAKLQKSEAKNILLSIWDKLQSEEFDSDTTTSEILASVNISQEIYEKAMQLMSSKQSVVLKRNPNELWINHYNPFLLECWNANMDIQFVLDPFSCIVYVVSYISKAEREMGMLLKQTKIEAAEGNMDAKQTMRKIGSAYLHHREVSAQEAVYRICNLRMRECSRKVIFIPIGENPTRLSKPISVLTANKKHHLPDVIDENLDTEEDEDDMWMISIVDRYQQRPDCQPFPSMCLGTFCSQYRVLSKSQIPKEQQNGVYELKNGKGFIKVRSKSDPAIIRYPRFSSEKNPEKHYQSLLQLFLPYRNMCQLKPPTFDLYQTFYESGYVTLDGTTTLKPVKQIVDMNHAKFSLNEEQLDHAQEMFETLGDVEDAWASLTPEAELERDLDEMLKKQSKCPIEQDENIPDLEMPKHALDVPYTITNDNAKKAEIYPLLRSMNKKQSEIFYWLRDWCLKKVSGKKPKPFHIFVTGGAGTGKSHLIKAVHYEASRILEKESTEPNKTTVLLTAFTGTAAFNIGGSTIHHAFCLNKYMPIPYEPLKEHSLSPIRAELENLNILVIDEVSMVYKKLLYYIHERLVQIKQNKDEPFGGVSILAVGDFFQLPPVKQKHNERLYKENTTYPFDLWNENFKLVELNEVMRQKEDLVFAQSLNSLRTRTADQNLPNDVLQMLNRCNRDGNDSALHVFATNDEVNQYNLKMVKQIGKDLKEAIAKDFERERTSGKMVLRETPFVRHKSDGIPSSILLCENAKVMIIRNIDVSDGLVNGVIGTVTKIIEDNLDMKSIEVCFQNKSIGVKSGIKTKNGNLVQIRRCEEEMRTLSNKNFVRHQFPIRLAWACTAHKVQGMTTDEIVVDLNKIFSAGQAYVALSRVTSEQGLSISACTEATIKKKIYADKEVSEALMEMPLFLHNDQDLTESSLTIILLNIQSLSKNFAEMTNDSRFKKADIICLTETWLTESVPVNKYDFEDYTLHHVTRKEAYKDTDDLFRMLKASKGGGVAIYNKGYRNISIHRVPVDNIEGMLMKDEQTNVSIIVIYRPNVYPLNKFHQNLDMLLKVLLKMTGHKIIMGDFNENLLSTTKSTPKLMEENGYHQLVTFPTTENGTLIDHVYTNIPLTQLQILPLPTYFSYHEAITLTLAKDAQLKH